Proteins encoded within one genomic window of Equus caballus isolate H_3958 breed thoroughbred chromosome 20, TB-T2T, whole genome shotgun sequence:
- the LOC100069318 gene encoding glutathione S-transferase A4-like gives MAAKPKLCYFRGRGRMESIRWLLAAAGVEFEEEFIETREQYEKLQKDGRLLFGQVPLVEMDGMVLTQTKAILSYLAAKYDLYGKDLKERVRVDMYADGTLDLMMMIALAAFKTPGEKEENLALVVKKAKTCYFPAFEKILKDHGEDFLVGNKFSWADIQLLEAVLMVEELDASVLSDFPLLKAFKTRISNIPTIKKFLQPGSQRKLPPDSHYVKTVRNVLQL, from the exons ATGGCGGCCAAGCCCAAGCTCTGTTACTTTCGTGGCAGGGGCAGGATGGAGTCAATCCGCTGGCTGCTGGCCGCAGCTGGAGTGGAG TTTGAAGAAGAATTTATTGAAACAAGAGAACAATACGAGAAGTTGCAGAAGG ATGGACGCCTGCTTTTCGGCCAAGTGCCTCTGGTTGAAATGGACGGAATGGTGCTGACACAGACTAAAGCCATCCTCAGCTACCTTGCTGCCAAGTATGACTTGTATGGGAAAGACCTGAAGGAGAGAGTCAG GGTCGACATGTACGCTGATGGCACCCTGGACCTCATGATGATGATTGCTCTGGCTGCATTTAAAACCcctggggagaaagaggagaatctTGCTTTAGTCGTGAAGAAAGCTAAAACTTGTTACTTCCCTGCCTTTGAAAAG ATTTTGAAAGACCATGGCGAGGATTTTCTTGTTGGCAACAAATTCAGTTGGGCAGACATACAACTGTTAGAAGCTGTTTTAATGGTGGAAGAACTCGATGCTTCTGTTCTTTCTGACTTCCCTCTGCTAAAG GCATTTAAAACAAGAATCAGCAACATTCCTACAATTAAGAAGTTCCTGCAGCCTGGGAGTCAGAGGAAGCTGCCCCCGGATAGCCACTATGTGAAAACAGTCAGGAACGTTCTGCAGTTGTGA